CGCTGCTGCATCCGGTCGAACTGCGCCGGCTCCGGCCGACGCAGATGACGGTCGGCTTCATCGAGGTCGAACGCAAGCAGCACGCCTGGCGACAGCAGGTGGCGGAAGCGGGCGGCGAATACCTCGGCCGGCACATGATCCCGGTGGTGATCGGGCCGAAACAGGTGCCCTGGCTGATCGATCACCACCACCTTGCGCTGGCGCTGCTGCGCGAAGGGGTGGAGCACGTGCTGGTCAGCGTCGTCGCCAAGCTCGATCACCTCCCGCGCGACCGGTTCCTGACCTTCCTCGACAACCGCAACTGGCTGCATCCCTATGATGCGGACGGGGAGCGGCGGCCGCTGAAGGACCTGCCGAAGCACCTCGACGATCTGGCCGACGATCCTTACCGCTCGCTGGCCGGCGAGGTCCGCCGCGCCGGCGGCTACGCCAAGTCGCCCACGCCCTATGCCGAATTCCTGTGGGCCGATTTCCTGCGCAGCCGCGTGTCGGCCAAGCAGATCGCCCGTCACTACCCCCGCGCGCTGGCCAAGGCGCTGGACGCGGTGCGCTCGCACGAGGCGGCTTATCTGCCGGGGTTCGCCGGGGTGGATGAGTAGGGATGTATCGCTTGCAGACCCGGAGCGTGGCAAGCCCACCCCGCTGCGGCTAACACCGCCTGCGGCGGCATAAGCCTCGCTCCCCTCCCGCAAGCGGGAGGGGTTGGGGGTGGGAACCCCTCGCCTCCCGCCGTCAGGCCGCCAGCCGGTAAGGCTCGATCTCGCCCGCCAGATAGAGCTTCTTGGCCTTGGCGCGGCTGAGCTTGCCCGAGCTGGTGCGGGGCAGGGTGCGCGGGGGGACGAGTTCGACCACGCAGTTCATGCCGGTGATCGAGCGGACCTTCTCGCGGATCTGGTCGCGCAGCTTCACCCGCTCCACCGGATCGGAAACGCGGCAGTGGACCAGCACCGCCGGCGCTTCCTCGCCGTTCTCGGTTTCCACCGAGAAGGCGGCGATATCGCCCTGGTGGAAGCCCGGCAACTGTTCCACCGCCCATTCGATGTCCTGCGGCCAGTGGTTCTTGCCGTTGATGATGATCATGTCCTTGGCGCGGCCGACGATGAACAGGTAGCCCTCGGCGTTGAGGTAGCCCATGTCGCCGGTGTCGAGCCAGCCATCGACCATGCAGGCGTCGGTCGATTCGGGATCGCGGAAATAGCTGTGCATCACCGACGAGCCGCGGCACCACACCTTGCCGATGTGATGATGCGCCAGCGCGCCGCCGTTCTCGCCGCGAATCGCGATGTCCATGCCCTTCACCGGCACGCCGCAGTTGACGATGGCGCGGTAGCGCGCCGGGCGCGAGAGGTCGCGCGGGCAGCCGGACAGGCGCTCTTCCTCGACCAGTTCCACGCGGATGCCTTCGCCCGGCGGCATGATCGTCACCGCCAGCGTCGCTTCCGCCAGGCCGTAGCTGGGCAGGAAGGCGCTCGCCTTGAACCCGGCCTCGGCGAAAGCGTTGACGAAGTTCTGCATCACGTCGGGCCGGATCATGTCCGCGCCGTTGCCCGCCACGCGCCAGCGCGACAGGTCGAAGCGTTCGGAAACGTGGCTCTGGCTGGAAATGCGGCGGGCGCAGATGTCGTAGCCGAAGGTGGGCGAATAGGAGAGCGTGGTGCCCGGATTGCGGCTGATGAGATCGAGCCAGGCGAGCGGGCGCCGCGCAAAATCCTCGGTCTTGAGGTAGTCCACCGAAACCTGGTTGGCGATCGGCGAGAGGAAACAGCCGACCAGCCCCATGTCGTGATACCACGGCAGCCAGGAGATGCAGCGGTCGGGCGTGGTGATGCCCATGCCGTGCGCGTGGCCCGCCAGGTTCGCCAGCAGCGCGCGGTGCGTCACCGCCACGCCGTGCGGGAAACGCGTCGAACCGCTCGAATACTGGAGATAGCAGATCGCGTCGGGATCGGCCGGCGGCAGCGGCTGGTCCGAAACCGGGCCGGCGTGGAATTCATCCCACGACAGGCCCTTGCAGCCCTGCCGCGCGGCGGCTTCGCCCGCCATGGTCGCGATCTCGCCGGGGAACAGCAGCATCAGCGGGTCCGAGCTGGCGAGCTGGACCGCAAGCTGGTCAATGTAGCTGTCCTTGCCGCCGAAGCTGGTCGGCAACGGCAGCGGCACCGGCCAGGCGCCGGCATAGATCGTGCCGCAGAACAGCGCCGCGAAATCGGGGCCGGTTTCGGCGACCAGCGCGATCCGGTCGCCCGGCCGCACGCCCATGGCCAGCAGCCGGCCGGCCGCCGCCAGCGCGTCGGCGCGCAGTTCGGCGTAAGGGTAGGGGCGGGTCAGCGTGCCACGCGGATCGTGGAAATTGAGGCCCTTCTCGCCCTGCGCGACATAGTCCAGCGCATCGCAGAAGGTATCGAAATCGGAATAGCGACGCGGCAATGCATCGTCGTTCGGCGTGGGAACGAGAGCCGCCTTCTCCACAACGGCGTCCGTAACGGTCATGCGATACCCCGGTTTCTCTGTCTTTTTCCTGCCGGGCGTTTCTGCTTCGGCAGGTGAACGGCCCATGACTGTGTCCCGGTTCCCCTGCGCGGGGTACGGGTGCGGACGTTCTCATTTAATCCTGACTGTGGCACGAATGTGGCGCGATGAATCCGCAAGGTGTTCCAGACCGGCGCAAACGGCCGCCCAAACCACTCGATCCGGCCCGGATGGAGGACATGGCGCTCGCCTATGTCGCGCGCTTCGCCACCAGCGCGGGCAAGCTCGCCGCCTATCTCGCGCGCAAGCTGCGCGAACGGGGCTGGGACGGGCCAGCCCCGCCCGACGTCGACGGGCTGGTCGCCCGCTTCGTGCGCGCGGGCTATGTCGACGATGCCGGCTATGCGCGGGGGAAGGCGCAGGGCCTGCTGCGGCGCGGCTATGGCGCGCGGCGGATCGAGCAGGCGCTGGGGCACGCGGGCATTGCCGAAGACGTGCGCGCGGAGGCGCGCGGATCGGAACGCGACCGCCGCCACGCCGCGCTGGTGATGGCGCGCAAGCGGCGCTTCGGCCCGTGGGGCGGGGATCGCGAAGCGGAGGGTCCGAAGATCGATCCGGCCCGGCGCGAACGGCAGGTCGCCGCGCTGCTGCGCGCGGGGCACCCCCTTGCATACGCGCGCCGACTGGTCGATGAGCCTAGCATCGAGGCAGCGGAAGAATGGGTCGATGAAATTCTGGATTAAGACCGCCGCACTGGCATGCACCGTGGCCGTGATCGGCTGCTCGCCCGTCGCGGCCGATACGGGCGGGAAAAGCGCCGCGCAGCCCGCCGCCGCCGCGCCGGCGACGCATCCGGTCTCCGGCCTGCCCGTCGTCACGCTCACGGTCACCGGGGCCAAGGGGCCGCACGCCTTCCGCGTCGAAGTCGCCCGCACCAGCGAGGAACAGGCGCAGGGCCTCATGTTCCGCACCGCGATGGGCGCGGACGAAGGCATGATCTTCCCGATGGACCCGCCGCGCGACGCCGCGTTCTGGATGAAGAACACGGTCATCCCGCTCGACATCATCTTCATCGGCCCGGACCGGCGCATTCTCAACATCGCCGCCGGGGCGGTGCCCTATGACCTGACCCCGCTGCCGTCGGACGGCGTCGCTTCGGGCGTGCTCGAACTGAACGGCGGCCGCGCGGCGGAACTGGGGATCAAGCCCGGCGACAAGGTGGCGTGGTAGGAGCGGGCCAGCGCTGCGGTTCGACCATTTGCCGTGGGGGCAAGCCACTAAAAGGGGACTATCCCGGCTTGCGGAATCCCCCCCTCAGGGGCTAAGCGGCCCCCACCCTCGCGAAAGATGACGGCATCATGAGCTTTCTCGGCAAGATCTTCACCTGGTGGGACGGCGCCACCATCGGCACCCTGCTCGACAGTTCGCTGAAGGGCGAACTGGTGGGCACCGACGCGCAGGGCAACAAGTACTACCGCTCGCGCAAGCCCTATCCTGCCGGCCATCCGCGCGCGGGCGAGGAACGCCGCTGGGTGATCTACGATGGCGCCAACGACGCCAGCCGCGTGCCCGCCGAATGGCATGGCTGGCTCCACGGCGGCTTTGACGGCGTGCCCGAAAGCAATCTGCCGCCGCCGCACATCTGGGAAGCGGACTACACGCCCAACGCCACCGGCACCGCACTGGCCTATCGCCCGCAGGGCGCGCTGGAACGCGGCGGCAAGCGCGCGCCCGCGACGGGCGACTACGAAGCCTGGTCTCCGGAATAAGCGCCGTCCGGCCCCGATGAACCGTCTTTCCCGGCCACTGCTTCCGCTTGCCGCCTGCGTGGTGCTGGCGGGTCTTGGCGGGTGCCAGCGCCAGCCCGAAGCCGCGCCTCCGCCCGAGGCGACCGAAACCGGCGCGCCGGCGGCGGCGGGATCGGGCGGCGTGGTCGAAAGCGAATACGGCACGCCGGTCAAGGACCGCGTCGCCACGCTGGGCTTCCTCAACAAGCGTAACAACATCACGCAGGTGCTGGTGATGAAGACGGGCGAATCGCGCCGCATCGGCAACGCGATCGTCAAGCTGGCCACCTGCGAGCGCACCGCGCCGTGGGAAGACCCGCAGGAAACCGGGGCCTTCGTTCAGCTGTTTGTCGAAGAGCGCGCGACCACCCAGGAAAAGCTGGCGTGGCACAAGATCTTCTCGGGCTGGCTGTTCAAGAACTCGCCCTCGCTCAACGTCGTCGAGCACCCGGTCTATGACGTGTGGGTCAAGGACTGCGCGATGAAGTTCCCCGGCGAGGAAGACGATCCGGCCTCCGCCAGCAAGGCGGCGAAGCCTGCGGGCAAGCCGAGCACCGCTCCGGTTTCGGCGCCCGCCGCCGCCGCAACGCCTGTCGCACCGAAACCGGCCACCCCGAAACCGTCTGGCGCCAGCACCGACGAGTGAGGCCGCTGCGCGTGGCGCAGCATATCGAGATAGCGTTCCTGCGGAATTTCGACCGCGCCCAGCGAGGCCAGGTGCGGCGTGGTGAACTGGCAATCGAGCAATTCCGCGCCCGATCGCCGCAGGGCCGCCACCAGCCAGGCCAGCGCTACCTTGGACGCGTCGTTCATCCGGCTGAACATGCTTTCGCCACAGAACACGCGGGCGAAGCCCACGCCATAGAGCCCGCCGACCAGCTGTCCGTCGGCCCAGGTCTCGATCGAATGGGCGTGTCCGACCGCGTGCAGCTTGCGGTAGCTTTCGCGGATGCGCCGGCTGATCCAGCTTTCCTCCGCTTCCGGACGCGGCGCGGCACAGGCATCGATCACCGAATCGAACGCGGCGTTACAGGTCACCGTGAAGCGCCCGCGCCGCAGCGTGCGCGCCAGCGAGCGCGACAGGTGGAACCCGTCGAG
The Novosphingobium sp. EMRT-2 genome window above contains:
- a CDS encoding DUF192 domain-containing protein, whose amino-acid sequence is MKFWIKTAALACTVAVIGCSPVAADTGGKSAAQPAAAAPATHPVSGLPVVTLTVTGAKGPHAFRVEVARTSEEQAQGLMFRTAMGADEGMIFPMDPPRDAAFWMKNTVIPLDIIFIGPDRRILNIAAGAVPYDLTPLPSDGVASGVLELNGGRAAELGIKPGDKVAW
- a CDS encoding fatty acyl-AMP ligase; amino-acid sequence: MTVTDAVVEKAALVPTPNDDALPRRYSDFDTFCDALDYVAQGEKGLNFHDPRGTLTRPYPYAELRADALAAAGRLLAMGVRPGDRIALVAETGPDFAALFCGTIYAGAWPVPLPLPTSFGGKDSYIDQLAVQLASSDPLMLLFPGEIATMAGEAAARQGCKGLSWDEFHAGPVSDQPLPPADPDAICYLQYSSGSTRFPHGVAVTHRALLANLAGHAHGMGITTPDRCISWLPWYHDMGLVGCFLSPIANQVSVDYLKTEDFARRPLAWLDLISRNPGTTLSYSPTFGYDICARRISSQSHVSERFDLSRWRVAGNGADMIRPDVMQNFVNAFAEAGFKASAFLPSYGLAEATLAVTIMPPGEGIRVELVEEERLSGCPRDLSRPARYRAIVNCGVPVKGMDIAIRGENGGALAHHHIGKVWCRGSSVMHSYFRDPESTDACMVDGWLDTGDMGYLNAEGYLFIVGRAKDMIIINGKNHWPQDIEWAVEQLPGFHQGDIAAFSVETENGEEAPAVLVHCRVSDPVERVKLRDQIREKVRSITGMNCVVELVPPRTLPRTSSGKLSRAKAKKLYLAGEIEPYRLAA
- a CDS encoding ParB-like protein, which produces MAMAQRIEPLLHPVELRRLRPTQMTVGFIEVERKQHAWRQQVAEAGGEYLGRHMIPVVIGPKQVPWLIDHHHLALALLREGVEHVLVSVVAKLDHLPRDRFLTFLDNRNWLHPYDADGERRPLKDLPKHLDDLADDPYRSLAGEVRRAGGYAKSPTPYAEFLWADFLRSRVSAKQIARHYPRALAKALDAVRSHEAAYLPGFAGVDE
- a CDS encoding NADH:ubiquinone oxidoreductase subunit NDUFA12, giving the protein MSFLGKIFTWWDGATIGTLLDSSLKGELVGTDAQGNKYYRSRKPYPAGHPRAGEERRWVIYDGANDASRVPAEWHGWLHGGFDGVPESNLPPPHIWEADYTPNATGTALAYRPQGALERGGKRAPATGDYEAWSPE
- a CDS encoding regulatory protein RecX, which produces MNPQGVPDRRKRPPKPLDPARMEDMALAYVARFATSAGKLAAYLARKLRERGWDGPAPPDVDGLVARFVRAGYVDDAGYARGKAQGLLRRGYGARRIEQALGHAGIAEDVRAEARGSERDRRHAALVMARKRRFGPWGGDREAEGPKIDPARRERQVAALLRAGHPLAYARRLVDEPSIEAAEEWVDEILD
- the aat gene encoding leucyl/phenylalanyl-tRNA--protein transferase; this encodes MTPPDEPIIPPELLLKAYRAGIFPMADSRDDPEVFWVEPRMRAILPLDGFHLSRSLARTLRRGRFTVTCNAAFDSVIDACAAPRPEAEESWISRRIRESYRKLHAVGHAHSIETWADGQLVGGLYGVGFARVFCGESMFSRMNDASKVALAWLVAALRRSGAELLDCQFTTPHLASLGAVEIPQERYLDMLRHAQRPHSSVLAPDGFGVAGFGATGVAAAAGAETGAVLGLPAGFAALLAEAGSSSSPGNFIAQSLTHTS